One window of Papaver somniferum cultivar HN1 chromosome 9, ASM357369v1, whole genome shotgun sequence genomic DNA carries:
- the LOC113310552 gene encoding uncharacterized protein LOC113310552, with product MISRLSLLRCSNGFNKFSIPITSKPSIMGFLTRQFSLPARQEGEEELEMIDQRRLPADYDPSNFDPTEHRSPPSDRVFNLVDEVSGLTLLEISQLSAIIMKKLGMKEAPVVGVMKPGSVGVMNMKSSSAASAKEENKPEKTVFELKLEAFEAASKIKVIKEVRSFTDLGLKEAKDLVEKTPTVIKAGVTKEEGEQIIEKMKALGAKVIME from the coding sequence ATGATTTCAAGATTATCTCTTCTTCGTTGCTCAAATGGATTCAACAAATTCTCGATTCCAATCACATCAAAACCCTCCATTATGGGTTTTCTTACAAGACAGTTCAGTCTCCCAGCTAgacaagaaggagaagaagagttaGAAATGATCGATCAAAGAAGACTTCCAGCTGATTACGATCCATCGAATTTCGATCCAACTGAACATCGTAGTCCACCTTCTGACCGTGTTTTTaatcttgttgatgaagtttctggACTCACATTACTAGAAATTTCACAACTTTCAGCGATTATAATGAAGAAATTAGGCATGAAAGAAGCGCCTGTAGTTGGGGTTATGAAACCTGGGAGCGTCGGAGTAATGAATATGAAATCATCTTCAGCAGCATCTGCTAAGGAGGAAAACAAACCTGAAAAGACTGTATTTGAATTGAAATTAGAAGCATTTGAGGCTGCTTCAAAGATTAAGGTTATTAAAGAGGTTAGAAGTTTTACTGATTTAGGTTTAAAGGAAGCTAAAGATTTAGTAGAGAAGACTCCGACAGTGATAAAAGCAGGTGTTACCAAAGAAGAAGGCGAGCAGATTATCGAGAAAATGAAAGCTCTTGGTGCTAAAGTCATCATGGaataa